A window of Metabacillus sp. B2-18 contains these coding sequences:
- a CDS encoding MFS transporter: MTKPSTINEEESSINTDKKNLLGNLIKGFVKLIDVKDALRVTILVGVISGVSGIINVLYLVFVTEVLGMEESFYSVLMVIEAVGLFIGSLIVKHLQNKLGYLPLLSLCTIVDGICIGLHYSIDSMFSFLFLGLLTGTVGAQISILSNSILQKTTEASSRASVFGSFQMIIGIFSIPGLFIGGLIQSNENVRILFGISGLIITLIGLYYFTKSYFNKNKINNNVDKSSISNSNG, encoded by the coding sequence TTGACTAAACCATCTACCATAAATGAAGAAGAAAGTAGCATAAATACTGATAAAAAGAATCTTTTAGGGAATTTAATAAAGGGCTTTGTAAAATTGATAGATGTTAAGGATGCTCTAAGAGTAACTATTCTGGTAGGGGTTATCTCAGGTGTCAGTGGAATTATAAACGTACTATATCTTGTTTTTGTAACAGAAGTATTAGGTATGGAGGAATCCTTTTATTCCGTTTTAATGGTTATAGAAGCTGTAGGATTATTCATAGGTAGTCTTATTGTTAAACATCTTCAAAATAAATTAGGTTATCTACCTCTTTTGAGTTTATGTACAATTGTGGATGGAATATGTATTGGTTTACATTATTCAATAGATTCTATGTTCTCATTTTTATTCTTAGGGTTACTAACCGGTACAGTTGGAGCTCAAATATCAATATTATCAAATTCAATTCTACAAAAAACCACAGAAGCATCAAGTAGGGCAAGTGTTTTTGGATCATTCCAGATGATAATAGGTATTTTTTCTATTCCTGGCCTTTTTATCGGGGGTCTAATACAATCAAACGAGAATGTTCGAATTCTTTTTGGAATTAGTGGGTTAATAATTACATTAATAGGTTTATATTACTTTACAAAAAGTTACTTCAATAAAAACAAAATTAATAACAATGTAGATAAAAGTTCGATATCTAATAGTAATGGTTAA
- a CDS encoding MFS transporter, translating into MSPFFKELFINRSFSFYLPATSLNALGSSLFEIAATVYVYNESNNDPKSIAFFMIVLLLPSIILPPFGGVIGDKIPKKLVITISNILIGIFALFMFLFPFTTYIYFLSFLVSSIRILSGPSRGSYIPEIVEENYILTANSRLQSGTSITTIIGMLISGLVVAKLDAVWFLDLCYLYFYSFVFNYLD; encoded by the coding sequence TTGTCTCCTTTTTTTAAAGAGTTATTTATCAATCGCTCTTTTTCATTTTACTTACCAGCAACTAGTTTAAATGCATTAGGAAGTTCACTCTTTGAAATTGCAGCAACTGTCTATGTTTATAATGAATCAAATAATGATCCAAAGTCTATTGCTTTTTTTATGATTGTATTATTACTTCCCTCAATCATCTTACCACCTTTTGGAGGAGTAATAGGTGACAAGATTCCTAAGAAGCTCGTAATTACTATCTCTAATATCTTAATTGGTATTTTTGCTTTATTTATGTTCTTGTTTCCTTTTACTACTTATATATACTTTCTAAGTTTCCTTGTATCCTCAATTAGAATATTATCTGGTCCAAGTCGAGGAAGTTATATACCGGAAATAGTCGAGGAAAATTACATTTTAACTGCTAACTCTCGCCTCCAATCAGGGACGTCTATAACAACAATCATTGGAATGCTTATTTCTGGACTTGTAGTGGCTAAATTAGATGCAGTATGGTTTCTTGATCTATGCTATTTGTATTTTTATAGCTTCGTTTTTAACTATCTTGACTAA
- a CDS encoding carbamoyltransferase family protein yields MFVLGINYSHDAAACLVEDGKVVAAIQKERLTRRKHDLERTISDERMIQYCLDARGISIDEVDLIVSNVQSLSYGGVGLTTPLQKDFSLFDPFSEKHLFISHHLAHAYSAFSPSGQSESIVMVIDAAGSSSPEGKDYVMAGPEMKKYLLGPTPKGEFKSEAESYYLFTNNSYKLLDRFYLPSHSSEMIYTGGIGMAYAIVSNYIFDDPLESGKVMGLAPYGDCNFHRGVNIMSSNEDKVIFNNNWQLNFNKPGFHEDQKHLAAIMQRDLENALEARIKSIFKKTTTRNICYAGGVALNCVANGKVLSKYANELFIQPAANDAGIAIGCAYYGYSFLKKQNAHYKQTHDYLGKKYTSQEVSNVLSNYLVVNKERTPNDQLINEVAKRLEKGEIVAWFEGGSEFGPRSLGHRSIICNPMLSNMKSKLNERVKHRESFRPFAPVCPVECADSYFEVNRESPFMLLSFDVKSDYRESLPAITHVDNSTRLQTLHEKEHPRLHKLLHKFGELTSIPVLLNTSFNVMGEPIVETPEDAINCFLSTDIDVLVIENWIITKKELDRQSKVNSYPVFRPSITLISEESQGYQLLGISNGKKITPLKHEEFEVARTLLLNNGQKTLNELVDSEFQLEKHLKLCEAFEQLNYLNFTFEKHTITT; encoded by the coding sequence TCTGATGAACGAATGATTCAATATTGTCTAGATGCTAGGGGAATCTCCATTGATGAAGTAGATTTAATTGTTTCAAACGTTCAATCTTTGTCATATGGAGGGGTGGGATTAACCACTCCCCTTCAAAAAGATTTTTCCCTTTTTGATCCTTTTTCAGAAAAACATCTTTTTATATCTCACCACTTAGCACATGCCTATAGTGCATTTTCACCTTCAGGGCAATCAGAATCAATAGTAATGGTTATTGATGCTGCGGGTTCTTCTTCGCCAGAAGGAAAAGATTATGTAATGGCAGGTCCGGAAATGAAGAAATATTTACTAGGACCTACTCCAAAAGGAGAATTTAAGAGTGAGGCAGAGTCATACTATTTATTTACTAATAACTCATATAAATTGTTAGATAGATTTTATTTACCAAGCCATTCATCGGAGATGATATACACTGGCGGGATAGGTATGGCATATGCAATTGTTTCAAATTACATCTTTGATGATCCCCTTGAAAGTGGAAAGGTAATGGGACTTGCACCTTACGGAGATTGTAATTTCCATAGGGGTGTAAATATCATGTCTTCAAATGAAGATAAGGTTATATTCAATAATAACTGGCAATTAAACTTTAATAAACCTGGGTTCCACGAAGATCAAAAACATTTAGCAGCAATCATGCAAAGAGATCTTGAAAATGCACTTGAGGCAAGAATTAAAAGCATATTTAAGAAAACTACCACTAGAAATATTTGTTATGCAGGTGGAGTTGCACTTAATTGTGTAGCAAATGGAAAAGTGTTAAGTAAGTATGCGAATGAACTATTTATCCAGCCAGCTGCTAATGATGCTGGTATAGCTATTGGCTGTGCCTACTATGGATATAGTTTTTTAAAGAAACAAAATGCACATTATAAACAAACACATGATTATTTAGGAAAGAAATATACCTCGCAGGAAGTAAGTAATGTTCTTAGTAATTATTTAGTTGTAAATAAAGAGCGAACTCCAAATGATCAATTAATTAATGAAGTAGCTAAACGTTTAGAAAAAGGTGAAATAGTTGCATGGTTTGAGGGTGGTTCTGAATTTGGCCCTCGCTCACTTGGACATAGAAGTATAATATGCAACCCAATGTTATCGAATATGAAATCAAAACTTAACGAAAGAGTTAAGCATAGAGAATCTTTTCGTCCGTTTGCACCAGTTTGTCCAGTGGAATGTGCTGACTCCTATTTTGAAGTAAACAGAGAAAGTCCATTCATGTTATTAAGTTTTGATGTTAAAAGTGATTATAGGGAATCACTTCCCGCAATAACACATGTAGATAATTCTACTAGGTTACAAACGTTACATGAAAAAGAACACCCTAGATTACATAAGTTACTACATAAATTTGGAGAATTAACAAGTATTCCAGTTCTTCTAAACACGTCTTTTAATGTTATGGGTGAACCTATAGTAGAAACACCAGAGGATGCTATAAATTGCTTTTTATCAACTGATATAGATGTTTTAGTTATTGAAAATTGGATTATTACAAAGAAAGAATTAGACAGGCAATCAAAAGTCAATTCGTACCCGGTTTTTCGCCCTTCTATTACCCTTATTTCTGAGGAATCACAAGGATACCAATTGCTCGGAATATCAAATGGGAAAAAGATCACTCCTTTAAAACATGAAGAGTTTGAAGTAGCTAGGACACTCCTTTTAAATAACGGACAAAAGACATTAAATGAGTTAGTTGATTCAGAATTTCAATTAGAAAAACACCTTAAATTGTGTGAGGCATTTGAACAACTAAACTATTTAAATTTCACTTTTGAAAAGCATACAATTACTACTTAA